One genomic window of Bicyclus anynana chromosome 10, ilBicAnyn1.1, whole genome shotgun sequence includes the following:
- the LOC128198007 gene encoding TWiK family of potassium channels protein 7: MERHYNHSSIHGSYRSRDSTSTTESDPREKIKDCLRKFIAFMFTQVGVGALVVCYAILGAASFMHIEKDSPDEQLENVHQWRQTCVEELWNITTKYNVLNHSAWMLNSNSVLKVFQNNITGAIHLGYNGRASEDIWSFPAALMYSLSVFTMIGYGNVVPKTVWGKIGTIAYACFGIPIYVLYFCNMGKVLAKTFKWLYITAHECSRRDDTLLEDGEIQPIKRKITVPSTACLWVISFYILTGTIMFGAWEKWNYLDSTYFCVISLCKIGFGDFVPGANIADSAEGSHLKLVINFIYVLLGMGLVAMCYNLMCEDVRVKVRELRQDLKNCLDDITLKITVCMNDTKYYHQKQTRNIK; the protein is encoded by the coding sequence ATGGAGCGGCATTACAACCACTCGAGTATACACGGCTCCTATAGGAGTAGGGACTCTACCTCGACCACCGAGAGTGACCCACGGGAGAAAATCAAAGACTGTCTGAGAAAGTTCATAGCGTTTATGTTCACACAAGTGGGCGTCGGCGCCCTCGTCGTTTGCTACGCGATTCTCGGCGCAGCGAGCTTTATGCACATAGAAAAAGACAGTCCCGATGAACAGCTAGAAAACGTCCATCAGTGGAGGCAAACCTGTGTCGAAGAACTCTGGAATATTACAACCAAATATAATGTTCTAAATCACTCCGCTTGGATGTTAAACAGCAATTCAGTTTTAAAAGTGTTTCAGAATAATATAACAGGTGCCATACATTTAGGATACAATGGACGTGCTTCAGAAGATATATGGTCGTTCCCAGCCGCTTTGATGTACTCGTTATCAGTATTTACAATGATTGGTTATGGTAATGTAGTGCCTAAAACTGTGTGGGGGAAAATTGGCACAATAGCATATGCGTGTTTTGGTATACCAATATATGTGCTCTATTTCTGCAATATGGGCAAAGTTTTGGCTAAAACATTCAAATGGCTGTACATAACTGCTCACGAGTGCAGTCGCAGAGACGACACATTACTTGAAGACGGTGAAATTCAGCCTATCAAAAGGAAAATCACAGTTCCATCAACAGCTTGTCTGTGGGTCATATCCTTCTATATATTGACTGGGACCATCATGTTTGGAGCTTGGGAGAAATGGAACTACTTGGACTCAACATATTTCTGTGTTATCAGTTTGTGTAAAATTGGGTTTGGGGATTTTGTGCCTGGTGCAAACATAGCAGACTCGGCAGAAGGTTCTCATTTGAAATTAGTAATAAACTTTATATATGTGTTGCTCGGAATGGGTCTTGTGGCAATGTGTTATAATTTGATGTGTGAGGATGTCAGAGTCAAGGTGAGGGAACTGAGACAGGACTTGAAGAACTGTTTGGAtgatataacattaaaaatcacAGTTTGTATGAACGATACAAAGTATTACCATCAAAAACAaactagaaatataaaatga
- the LOC112047927 gene encoding zinc finger protein 569, with translation MASQTPIKENVDLDLRNLDDDIVDLISYVKHNLPKQTTIDLIGGIYCHICESVYNRKEFENHYERDHGQGEKLLYSCVVCHKQHKNYRSLRGHCYYMHLSRGRHRCEHCSKNFSKFAALRDHINNMHNFKCSTCNKLYTTKTDLQLHNIIHADQSNNYCQACEIELPTIASCKDHIDLHTVYIYSCPICNENISSKDDAGAHLAKHFDDAEVESSVQLIKKSDNHETHLEKLGGIACCYCTVSFENKVVFDAHFSSNHSDKELVYCCVVCKKSFEKYSVFWEHTYNHSTKDKFCCTLCYKTFNRLSMLVTHMAACQMSMHVCEKDEDAKGKPFACPECGHRYVTEQRLRGHLLDAHGIHCLRCLVPDCSKTFSTPKELVLHQYVHTSYQNWCRQCGLMFTSLAACERHLDVHRRTIYSCPVCNRDYREKHVLVKHIMQHFENTVHICKLCGKVFNHKRRFTDHLLTHNTKEAYTCTYCGKGFTNLHRLQQHLNTHTGSKPYKCTICNKTFASYPNCVKHKNRMHKLNNKVHQNPTSDKIDNLKNVNIEYTNKNKKGNICKLKELHQPKYNESLMENDNSTVVDNLNLRSPVYNENLNEINNEIEFTESNSNITIGDTNSNTIYDDNMIEMSHIMPQIESDMNVRYEFQVQNSTMEAEPIHNIDIEKELLIMANNPVKQINGNFEFVDSNILDNVCVEVSPNMGPSEAVYSAEYGPEFTIGDSCGILDLDDHMLPHIDPLLTIKTEGHMTSNILLPQNMEAAMYQETQKWEPPVFTKVCPDHPYYGDMVDTNRFSMMNTDIF, from the exons ATGGCCTCACAGACCCCCATAAAAGAGAATGTCGACCTAGATCTCCGAAATTTGGATGACGATATAGTAGACCTCATATCATATGTCAAACATAATCTACCAAAACAAACGACAATTGATTTAATTGGTGGCATATACTGCCACATATGTGAATCAGTATACAATAGGAAGGAATTTGAAAATCATTATGAGAGAGATCATGGACAAGGGGAGAAACTCTTGTACTCCTGTGTGGTGTGTCACAAACAACACAAAAATTACCGCAGTCTCCGTGGGCATTGCTATTACATGCACCTCAGTAGGGGAAGACACAG ATGTGAACATTGttctaaaaatttttcaaagtttGCTGCTCTGAGAGACCACATCAATAATATGCATAACTTCAAATGTTCCACTTGCAACAAGCT ATACACAACCAAAACAGACCTACAACTGCACAATATCATTCACGCAGATCAATCTAACAACTATTGCCAAGCGTGTGAAATTGAATTACCCACAATAGCTAGTTGCAAGGATCACATAGATCTGCACACAGTCTACATATACAGTTGCCCCATATGCAATGAGAATATATCCAGCAAAGACGATGCCGGCGCGCACCTCGCCAAACATTTTGATGATGCAGAAGTGGAGAGCAGCGTACAACTCATAAAAAAATCTGATAATCACGAAACTCATTTGGAAAAATTGGGCGGCATAGCTTGTTGCTATTGCACAGTTTCGTTTGAGAACAAAGTGGTGTTCGATGCACATTTCTCATCCAACCACAGCGACAAGGAGCTGGTGTACTGCTGTGTTGTTTGCAAGAAATCATTTGAGAAATATTCTGTGTTTTGGGAGCATACCTATAACCATTCCACAAAGGACAAATTttg CTGCACCCTATGTTACAAAACATTCAACCGCCTGTCAATGCTGGTCACGCACATGGCGGCGTGTCAGATGAGCATGCACGTCTGTGAGAAGGACGAAGACGCCAAGGGCAAGCCGTTCGCGTGTCCCGAGTGCGGCCACCGTTACGTCACGGAGCAGCGGTTGCGCGGACACTTGCTGGACGCGCACGGCATACACTGCCTGCGCTGTCTAGTACCTGATTGCTCCAAAAC ATTCTCAACGCCAAAAGAGTTGGTACTCCACCAGTATGTGCACACTTCTTACCAGAACTGGTGCAGGCAGTGCGGTTTGATGTTCACTTCGCTCGCCGCGTGCGAGCGTCACTTGGACGTGCACAGGAGGACGATATACAGCTGCCCCGTATGCAACAGGGACTACAGGGAGAAACACGTCCTCGTCAAACATATAATGCAGCATTTTGAAAACACCGTGCACATATGCAAATTGTGCGGAAAGGTCTTCAATCACAAGCGCCGCTTCACCGATCATTTGCTAACTCACAACACCAAAGAAGCGTATACTTGCACATACTGTGGCAAAGGTTTCACTAATCTGCACCGTCTGCAGCAGCATCTGAACACCCACACCGGGTCCAAGCCATACAAATGTACGATATGCAACAAGACATTCGCCAGCTATCCTAATTGTGTCAAACACAAGAACCGAATGCATAAGCTCAATAACAAAGTACACCagaatcccacttctgataaaattgataatttgaaaaatgttaatattgaatacactaacaaaaataagaaaggcaacatttgtaaattaaaagaattacatCAACCTAAATATAATGAGAGTTTAATGGAAAATGATAACAGTACTGTTGTTGATAATTTGAATTTACGTTCACCTGTGTATAATgagaatttaaatgaaatcaaTAATGAAATTGAATTCACTGAGAGTAATAGCAATATTACTATTGGTGATACCAATTCAAACACAATATATGATGATAACATGATAGAAATGAGTCATATTATGCCCCAAATAGAGTCAGATATGAATGTTAGATACGAGTTCCAAGTGCAGAATAGTACAATGGAAGCAGAGCCAATACACAATATAGACATTGAAAAGGAGTTGCTCATCATGGCGAATAATCCAGTGAAGCAAATTAATGGTAACTTTGAGTTTGTCGACTCCAATATACTTGATAATG TTTGTGTAGAGGTTTCACCCAACATGGGTCCCTCTGAAGCAGTCTACTCCGCAGAGTACGGCCCAGAGTTCACCATCGGAGACAGCTGTGGCATCCTCGACTTGGACGACCATATGCTGCCCCACATCGACCCTCTTCTCACAATCAAGACTGAGGGTCACATGACCTCTAACATTCTACTCCCCCAGAACATGGAAGCTGCTATGTATCAAGAGACCCAGAAATGGGAGCCCCCAGTTTTTACCAAGGTATGCCCCGATCACCCCTACTACGGGGACATGGTTGATACCAATCGGTTTTCTATGATG